The genomic stretch CGGCGGGTTCGACGCCGATCTGATTCGACTCCAGTGTTACGAAGGACTGACCGCAGAGAGCGCGCTCTACGAGTGGAACTACACCAAACAGCTGCTCGCCGTTCAGGCCGCCAGCGGCCCTGGATCGGGAGCGCTGGGTACTGGTGACAGGACCGAGAACGACCCGGAACGAGCGGGCGATTCAGTATTTGCCGAGGAGTACCTCCTCGAACGGCCGCTGTTGCGCGCGCTGCGTGACGACGGACCACGAGTGCTCCTGATCGACGAGGTCGATCGAGCCGACGAGGCGTTCGAGGCGCTTCTGCTCGAAGTCCTCTCGGACTTTCAGGTGACCGTTCCCGAACTCGGCACCGTGCAGGCGACGACGCCACCAGTCGTTGTCATCACCTCGAACCGAACCCGTGGCCTCTCGGACGCGCTCAAGCGCCGGTGTCTCTATCTCCACGTCTCGCCGCCATCCCTAGAAAAAGAGCGGGCGATCCTCGAACGCAAAGTCCCGGAACTCGACGGGAGGGTGGCCGCGGAACTGTGTGGGATGGCGAGTCGACTCCGTGAGGAACCACTGCTCAAGCCGCCCGGTGCGGCAGAGACGATCGACTGGGCCAGAGCGGTCGCTGCGCTCCGTCACGACGGTGTGGACGGATCGATCGACCGTGACGAGATCAGGAACACGCTCGGCTGCCTCCTGAAGGAAGTCGAGGACATCGAGCGCGTCGACGACGATCTGCTCGTAACGCTGCTTG from Halococcus saccharolyticus DSM 5350 encodes the following:
- a CDS encoding AAA family ATPase, with the translated sequence MTADRTATFADATEADIRAAFDAENYVAGDEISTTVSLALRLGKPLLVEGEPGAGKTELAKVLAGGFDADLIRLQCYEGLTAESALYEWNYTKQLLAVQAASGPGSGALGTGDRTENDPERAGDSVFAEEYLLERPLLRALRDDGPRVLLIDEVDRADEAFEALLLEVLSDFQVTVPELGTVQATTPPVVVITSNRTRGLSDALKRRCLYLHVSPPSLEKERAILERKVPELDGRVAAELCGMASRLREEPLLKPPGAAETIDWARAVAALRHDGVDGSIDRDEIRNTLGCLLKEVEDIERVDDDLLVTLLDAAETARAEAD